A genomic segment from Polyangiaceae bacterium encodes:
- a CDS encoding FG-GAP repeat protein → MRSPTHRVLLFSVAFAGSTCNSSPPTKIDVPTIAAFAPNAPSLVTTAETKIVAPNGKPSDLFGFSVAMSGDTIIIGTPYEDSAAQDAGAAYVFVRKNGDWLFEQKLVAPDFGATRWFGYSVAIDGDNAIVGSPQADGNMLDAGAAYVFSRTNGSWSALPKIVASDGKPSDMFGHAVAISGNSLLVGCPKSDAKGIDAGAAYVFVWNGAQYAEQKKLLTADAAPNDHLGAAVAMDGETALVGAPDAGVFGPNSGSAYVFFRQGTLWSQQKKLISPNGAAGDAFGWAVDIEHNSAIVGAPHADSMGADSGAAYSFVRTGIAWNPNAILLPQGLAADDRFGSSVAMSGNSTVIGALLDDTTNANTGAAYVFTRNGSSWSQDIELVASDAVIGDAYGFAVAISGDTTVVSAYLDDDLGTSSGSAYVYVLKNDTGDDCVSAAECASGYCVDGVCCDSACDLGPCDGCSIATGASADGICTLLDGATCDDGNACTLTDTCLVGQCVGASPMVCSDDPCFAGICDPATGVCLAEVKPDGANCDDGNACTALDVCTGGVCLGTKSTECLAINACHAEGTCDTISGACSALELPDGTVCPGGACRSGTCVPNELPPTGVLVTGGGCDCRMHVDASAYTRGWGSAAMIGLVAMRKARQRRSLHHMKPR, encoded by the coding sequence ATGCGTTCCCCCACGCACCGTGTGCTGCTCTTCTCTGTCGCGTTCGCGGGCTCGACGTGCAACAGCAGCCCCCCGACGAAAATTGATGTCCCTACGATTGCGGCATTCGCTCCCAATGCACCATCTCTCGTCACGACAGCCGAGACGAAGATTGTTGCGCCAAACGGCAAGCCCAGCGATCTATTCGGTTTTTCGGTAGCCATGAGCGGCGATACCATCATCATAGGTACGCCCTACGAAGATTCAGCGGCGCAGGATGCGGGGGCCGCGTACGTCTTCGTGCGAAAAAACGGCGATTGGCTCTTCGAACAGAAACTCGTGGCTCCCGATTTTGGGGCAACTCGATGGTTCGGGTATTCTGTCGCAATCGACGGCGACAACGCTATTGTCGGATCGCCCCAAGCCGATGGCAATATGCTCGATGCAGGTGCGGCATATGTCTTCTCGAGGACGAACGGCAGTTGGAGCGCGCTGCCGAAAATCGTTGCGAGCGACGGGAAACCGAGCGACATGTTCGGGCACGCGGTGGCCATTTCGGGAAACTCGCTGCTCGTGGGTTGTCCCAAATCGGATGCCAAGGGTATCGACGCCGGAGCGGCCTACGTTTTCGTGTGGAATGGCGCCCAATATGCAGAACAAAAGAAGCTGCTGACCGCAGATGCTGCGCCGAATGACCATCTTGGCGCAGCCGTCGCCATGGATGGCGAAACAGCGCTCGTGGGGGCTCCCGACGCAGGCGTATTTGGACCTAATTCGGGCTCGGCGTATGTCTTCTTTCGCCAAGGAACGCTTTGGAGTCAACAGAAAAAGCTAATCAGCCCAAACGGCGCGGCTGGCGATGCGTTTGGCTGGGCCGTAGATATCGAACATAATTCGGCCATCGTCGGCGCACCGCATGCAGATTCGATGGGGGCAGATTCGGGCGCGGCGTATTCGTTCGTCCGCACGGGGATCGCTTGGAACCCAAACGCCATTCTGCTTCCCCAGGGTTTGGCGGCAGATGATCGCTTTGGCTCGAGCGTCGCGATGAGCGGCAATTCAACCGTCATCGGCGCTTTGCTCGACGACACGACGAATGCGAACACCGGGGCCGCCTACGTATTCACGCGCAATGGTTCGTCATGGTCGCAGGATATCGAGCTCGTCGCGAGCGATGCGGTGATCGGCGATGCATATGGTTTTGCGGTGGCGATATCTGGAGACACGACGGTCGTGAGTGCATACCTGGACGATGATCTGGGTACGAGCTCCGGGTCGGCCTACGTGTACGTTTTGAAAAATGACACGGGAGACGATTGCGTGTCCGCCGCCGAATGCGCTTCGGGGTATTGTGTGGACGGCGTTTGCTGCGATAGCGCATGCGACCTCGGTCCCTGTGACGGATGCTCGATTGCGACAGGGGCGAGCGCGGACGGCATTTGCACATTGCTCGATGGCGCAACCTGTGACGACGGCAATGCATGCACATTGACGGATACGTGTTTGGTCGGGCAATGCGTTGGGGCTAGTCCCATGGTTTGTTCAGACGACCCATGCTTTGCGGGGATTTGCGATCCGGCAACAGGTGTTTGCCTTGCCGAGGTCAAGCCCGACGGTGCAAACTGCGACGACGGAAATGCCTGCACGGCGCTCGATGTTTGCACGGGAGGAGTTTGTCTTGGGACGAAGAGCACCGAGTGCCTGGCCATAAATGCTTGCCATGCCGAAGGCACGTGCGATACCATCAGCGGCGCATGTTCGGCGCTCGAATTGCCTGACGGAACGGTTTGTCCTGGTGGCGCTTGTCGATCTGGCACGTGCGTACCGAATGAATTGCCGCCTACCGGCGTATTGGTAACGGGCGGCGGGTGCGATTGTCGAATGCACGTGGATGCAAGTGCATACACACGCGGCTGGGGATCTGCGGCGATGATCGGTTTGGTTGCGATGCGAAAGGCTCGTCAGCGCAGGTCGCTTCATCATATGAAACCTCGGTAG
- a CDS encoding threonine/serine dehydratase has product MNAQVNQSLDPRPEDVLAAAERLRGKVTRTPVLRIPAIDAAAGAEVWIKAENLQRIGAFKARGALHAVGRLDPTVRTRGIITYSSGNHAQAVALAAKEYGISADIAMPEDAPAIKVEGVRALGANIVFAGTTSTERRNAAHAIRERTGGTIIEPFDDADIIAGQGTATLELIEEVAARTNGGSLEALFVPVGGGGLIAGACLAAANTPTRVFSVEPVGCDAMAQSLEAGQRVEVQPGPTLADGLKPVMVGERNFRIAQKYVAGSFRVTDDDIRHALTMLLFAGKVLAEPSGAAALAAALRHGLPDRPKRIGVIVSGGNVDRGVLMGCWGKTE; this is encoded by the coding sequence GTGAACGCCCAAGTAAACCAATCGCTCGATCCTCGTCCCGAAGACGTACTTGCCGCTGCCGAACGCCTTCGAGGAAAAGTGACGCGTACGCCCGTGCTGCGCATTCCGGCCATCGATGCGGCGGCAGGCGCCGAGGTGTGGATCAAGGCGGAAAACTTGCAGCGAATCGGGGCCTTCAAAGCACGCGGCGCGCTGCATGCGGTGGGAAGGCTGGATCCGACCGTTCGGACGCGAGGCATCATCACGTACAGCTCGGGCAATCACGCGCAAGCCGTGGCGTTGGCAGCAAAAGAGTATGGAATATCAGCGGACATCGCAATGCCCGAGGATGCGCCGGCAATCAAAGTGGAGGGCGTGCGAGCGCTGGGGGCAAACATCGTGTTTGCCGGGACAACCTCGACGGAGAGGCGCAACGCCGCGCATGCGATTCGAGAACGTACTGGCGGGACAATCATCGAACCCTTCGACGATGCTGACATCATCGCTGGACAGGGCACGGCCACACTCGAGCTCATTGAAGAAGTTGCAGCTCGTACGAATGGGGGATCGCTCGAAGCACTGTTCGTTCCGGTAGGCGGCGGGGGGCTCATTGCAGGAGCGTGCTTGGCAGCGGCGAATACGCCTACGCGGGTTTTCAGTGTCGAACCCGTGGGCTGCGATGCAATGGCGCAGAGCTTGGAAGCGGGACAGCGGGTCGAGGTTCAACCGGGACCAACTTTGGCGGATGGATTGAAGCCTGTCATGGTGGGCGAACGGAATTTTCGAATTGCGCAGAAGTATGTGGCAGGATCGTTTCGAGTAACCGACGACGACATTCGTCATGCGCTGACCATGCTCCTTTTTGCGGGCAAAGTGCTCGCGGAGCCATCCGGTGCCGCAGCGCTTGCGGCGGCATTACGACACGGGCTGCCGGATCGGCCGAAACGCATTGGTGTGATCGTGTCGGGAGGGAATGTGGATCGGGGAGTGCTGATGGGGTGCTGGGGAAAGACTGAGTAA
- a CDS encoding ABC transporter permease subunit, producing MTDLLAELPGHLAAHLLLSLAALVVGIVVSVPLGIFVSRVRRFEVPVVGTASVLQTIPSLALLAFMVPALAALGVRSIGFLPALIGLSLYSFLPILRNTITGLSGVDPAVVEAARGVGMTPRESLFRVELPLAMPVIVAGIRTSAVWTVGTATLSTPVGAPSLGNYIFGGLQTRNYASVLVGCVASALLALVIDGLVHVISRGIELQNRRLSGLGLSGFLLLAVFATTPMWPSRTSTGHAPITIGAKTFTESYILAHALARQTEKQTGLPTKVLESLGSTVAFDALVSGQIDAYVDYSGTLWSSVLGKGETHIDRKAMLVEAGRLLDEKYGILLVCPLGFENTYALAMRREDAARLNARRIGDLAPQAKTIRVGGDYEMFQRAEWKSVTSTYGLAFAEQRSMDPSLMYDAIKTGQVDLIGAFSTDGRIAAYDLLVLEDDRGALPPYDAVILVSARLRHDKPKVIESLRGLCGRIDADTMRKLNREVDQDKRMPAAVARDFLQQLR from the coding sequence TCGTCGTGGGAATCGTGGTCAGCGTACCACTTGGTATTTTCGTTTCGCGCGTTCGGCGATTCGAGGTTCCGGTCGTGGGGACGGCGAGCGTTTTGCAAACCATTCCGAGCCTCGCGCTTTTGGCGTTCATGGTTCCGGCGCTTGCGGCTCTTGGCGTACGCAGCATCGGATTTCTTCCCGCATTGATTGGTTTGTCGCTATACAGCTTTTTGCCCATTCTTCGCAATACGATCACGGGTTTGTCCGGTGTCGATCCGGCGGTCGTCGAGGCGGCGCGGGGTGTCGGCATGACGCCTCGGGAATCGCTTTTTCGAGTCGAGTTGCCGCTCGCGATGCCGGTCATCGTCGCGGGCATTCGCACATCGGCGGTCTGGACCGTAGGCACGGCGACGCTGTCGACGCCCGTTGGGGCTCCAAGTTTGGGCAACTATATTTTTGGAGGGCTACAGACGCGCAATTATGCGTCGGTGCTCGTCGGATGCGTTGCCTCGGCACTTTTGGCGCTCGTCATCGACGGGCTCGTGCATGTGATTTCCCGTGGAATCGAGCTGCAAAATCGGCGTTTGTCCGGGCTTGGTTTGTCCGGCTTTTTACTGCTCGCTGTGTTTGCGACGACGCCGATGTGGCCATCGCGAACGTCTACCGGACATGCTCCCATTACGATTGGAGCAAAGACATTTACGGAAAGTTATATCCTCGCTCATGCCCTTGCAAGACAAACGGAGAAGCAAACGGGTTTGCCTACGAAAGTTCTCGAATCTTTGGGGTCGACGGTGGCTTTTGATGCGCTTGTTTCAGGTCAAATCGATGCGTATGTCGATTATTCCGGTACATTGTGGTCGTCGGTTCTCGGCAAGGGTGAAACGCATATCGATCGCAAAGCAATGCTCGTCGAGGCCGGTCGTTTGCTCGACGAGAAGTACGGCATTCTCTTGGTTTGTCCGCTCGGATTCGAAAACACGTACGCATTGGCGATGCGTCGGGAGGATGCGGCGCGATTGAATGCTCGGCGAATTGGGGATCTTGCTCCCCAGGCGAAAACGATACGAGTTGGCGGTGATTACGAGATGTTCCAGCGAGCGGAATGGAAGTCCGTGACGAGCACGTATGGTCTCGCATTTGCCGAGCAGCGCAGCATGGACCCGTCGCTGATGTACGATGCCATCAAGACGGGGCAAGTGGATCTGATTGGAGCATTTTCGACCGATGGGCGTATCGCAGCGTATGATTTGTTGGTGCTCGAGGACGATCGAGGTGCCTTGCCACCCTACGATGCGGTCATTCTCGTGAGCGCTCGTTTGCGCCACGACAAACCAAAGGTCATCGAATCATTGCGGGGATTGTGCGGGCGTATCGACGCGGATACGATGCGGAAGCTGAACCGCGAGGTTGACCAGGACAAACGAATGCCGGCTGCTGTGGCGAGGGATTTTTTGCAGCAATTACGTTGA